The following are encoded together in the Anoplopoma fimbria isolate UVic2021 breed Golden Eagle Sablefish chromosome 13, Afim_UVic_2022, whole genome shotgun sequence genome:
- the ep400 gene encoding E1A-binding protein p400 isoform X4: MQHGSGSQNMQRQLQRSKSASGAEAEEQQQQPTMAVTQQATVTHPQSPVTTFSSAASPSAPQSPNYQIIMSRSPVTGQNMNITLQNVGQMVTGNQQITLTPLPIQNPASPGFQHTTPQWRFEHAPSSYIQVTSPVPQPMQPQSPTQHSPVPLQGVTRPGAPATALSVCGQSPTRFVETGMLVRQISLSSPSGSGHFVYQEGTGLAQIAPATPGQIQLTSPGVPGSVRERRLSQPHSQTGGTIHHHGPQSPAPTSTTLPNLGSPGHITTSNLPPQISSIIQGQLARPMIFEKTQQGVVAGVGTTATASFSIPSSITTSSPSLTSPTQGIPNNPLAPTSMAVATVKKQVPKKLEEIAPSTPEIAQLRKLCLEHHNKKMDSVKEVFKEYLIELFFLQHLQGNMMDYVAFKKKPCVPLYTYLRQNDLDIEDEEEEEEQSEVINDEVKVVTGKDGQAVTPVAIATQLPPNVSAAFSVQQPFQGHQGTAGGTMTNPGDMDAFKRQQAMVQAGGMPPTPQAIQIAGQKQNQQQYDPSKGPPVQNAASLHTPPPQLPARLPQGALSMAGLSMTLSHQAQLVENTAQPGGQLQAQVKVQTGGPLMATLNTHTQLQAQLQQQMQPGLHLQLQPQQQPSQAILQSGQATVALARPGTESNQPAQRIMTNSISMTSMSPAPLSVPNSVPAPQIASPLRPLGSNINPSTQSKLTGTNGISTVKSGGVGQSAAMQSSQECSQDKQVEQAKLESQVHQRISELRKEGQWSASRLPKLVEASRPKSHWDYLLEEMQWMAADFAQERRWKEAAAKKLVRTCARYHQEQKKSEERSKKEREIHLRHIASTIAREVEFFWSNIEQVVEIKLQFEIYEKRLKALSLQKASAKVPGPSTGIKAEKEEVVTSAKKRKSSSSLVDEHVTDEESTIEEQEALEGEADHKAELVDLAKDAEMPLDALKKQYAGAYVDSFDWPQPSDEDDMEETEEMECPTGSPAEAVLIDSLLSVDQYRGVDKATSSDTDKKPAKDIAEVAAATELILPKGSFRTTSSTRSPAPLLLHGALREYQQIGVDWLVNLHKKHLNGILADETGLGKTVQTVAYMAQLAGQEGIWGPHLIVVRTCKLLNWEVEFKRWCPGLKILLYLGNRKERRSKRMWWGEANSFHVCVTSYKLLMKDQSHFVRRKWRHLVLDEVQLIKNMTEKHWETIFALRSEQRILLINTPLQNTLKELWTMIHFLLPGITRSYSDFPVKAGTDQNQDYCHKLVIRLHRMIQPFILRRSKRDVEKQLPKKYEHILKCRLSTRQKNLYEDILTKPGAQEALKTGHFVSVLQVLMQLQRVCNHPELVAPRETSSSFFCSSLQYNVPSLVLGALQNDSSKIANMSIFDLINNENRLTRYQTEEAVPKLKITQQLIEEIHAGPEPPPRPKPCPIKPLRLFQPVQYGTKPEGRLAAITSAAPQRPPTSSPVTSTSVSTTNQSAQARGKSPVTTATTTATSHAVGTATQRAQTTPPVSSNSNAASGSSGIGQHVLGAASVSLASTVVGSLAPISQPALAQVPRPALAPSHAIQPSLLSQRLVLTSQAQARLPSGDVVKFAQLANIAGNQNRISQPETPVTLQFQGNKFTLSPSQLRQLTTGQPLQLQGTLGNILQIVSAPGQQIIRPQGSMVMQTMPQAVPASNASATPGPPHPTLSTAQQALGVTTNATSAPAKLTTATNAGSQESSEEKTQQLKERLCRLFQANERRCSRRVLYGSDLLKACTLSTEPGHSALTAGGWRWVGRESCLRAQRTCVGTTSALRSTLISVEDRLEAANSLIKRLVCVVPPAEATPAHLYAANPPVPYSLEQKSLHRRLQEASAAQSADIHHLASRPLLRFSDLQLMQMDSGKLEALAILLQKLRSDSRRVLIFTQMVKMLDILEAFLDYRQLTYVRVDESFSPDVRQENMKKFNRNRKVFCSILTNRCCSAVGTLFDADTIIFYDTDLNPSMDARTQEWCDKIGRSKDIHIYRLESGNSIEEKLLKNGTKDLIREVAAQGTDYTLAFLTQRTIQDLFEVEAGSGEKVEEFVVLHQEPSASEAISPRVARPYIQALNSINLDSQPEEEEEQQQDEELSSKDSTEDNQESEVQAKEEPAQKEELNAVMEQLTPIERYALHYLEYLHISDDETALKERLECAKRSWELKQLQKLKEEEEEQQIMEGDEDLFTYTREDAYNMEYVFDAEDGNTEIMPLWTPPTPPQDDNDIYIDSVMMLMYDTTPMPESKLPPIYIRKEHKRLKMDPSAARKKKKGHGETVIPPRSLFEKASMLKVRREGKDQKKNFSLKQQAPFAKPLPSLVKPAMEAGQDNPEWLISEDWALLQAVKQLLELPLNLTIVSPAHTPNWDLVSDVVNSCSRIYRSPKQCRNRYENVIIPREEGKLVYEANPKKKTKSIYKSKNSRPLRTCQIYTQDDNATHIQLYNSRFELMKIIASKRSPPIKPLLGMNPFQKNPKHASVLAESGISYDKPLPPIQVASQRAERIAKEKKALAEQQKAQQLAQQQAGTPQAQATPGQAQTPAAGQALTLAQVPQAATVTGAAAVPNAAVLAGAIKNATVGTTLQAATVGGM; encoded by the exons ATGCAACATGGAAGTGGATCACAAAATATGCAACGACAGCTTCAGAGATCCAAGTCTGCCAGTGGGGCTGAAGCAGaggagcaacagcagcagcccaCCATGGCAGTCACACAGCAAGCTACAGTTACCCACCCTCAATCTCCTGTGACCACATTTTCCTCTGCTGCCAGCCCTTCAGCCCCCCAGTCACCCAATTATCAGATAATCATGAGTCGTAGCCCAGTCACTGGCCAGAACATGAACATCACATTACAAAATGTGGGACAGATGGTGACTGGTAACCAGCAGATCACCCTAACCCCTCTTCCCATCCAGAACCCAGCATCCCCTGGATTCCAGCATACTACACCTCAGTGGAGGTTTGAGCATGCTCCATCTTCCTACATCCAGGTCACTTCACCTGTGCCCCAGCCCATGCAGCCCCAAAGTCCCACCCAGCACAGCCCAGTCCCTCTTCAAGGTGTGACAAGGCCAGGAGCACCTGCAACAgcattgagtgtgtgtggacagaGTCCAACACGATTTGTTGAAACTGGAATGTTAGTGCGGCAAATCAGTTTAAGCAGTCCTTCGGGAAGTGGCCACTTTGTTTACCAGGAAGGGACAGGACTGGCCCAGATTGCCCCAGCCACACCTGGTCAGATCCAGCTGACCTCTCCAGGAGTACCAGGCTCTGTGAGGGAACGCCGACTCTCTCAGCCTCACTCACAAACTGGAGGCACCATCCACCACCACGGACCTCAAAGTCCTGCGCCCACCAGTACTACCCTCCCCAATCTTGGCAGTCCTGGTCACATCACCACTTCCAACCTACCTCCACAGATCAGCAGTATCATTCAAGGGCAGCTGGCACGCCCTATGATATTTGAGAAGACGCAGCAGGGTGTGGTTGCTGGAGTAGGAACCACAGCCACAGCCTCATTCAGTATACCCTCCTCCATTACAACGTCTAGCCCATCCCTCACCAGTCCAACCCAAGGGATCCCCAATAATCCCCTTGCACCCACCAGCATGGCTGTTGCCACTGTGAAGAAACAGGTTCCCAAGAAGTTGGAGGAAATTGCTCCTTCTACTCCAGAGATTGCCCAGCTGAGAAAACTGTGCTTGGAGCACCACAACAAGAAGATGGACAGTGTGAAAGAAGTGTTCAAAGAATACCTGATTGAGCTTTTCTTTCTGCAGCACCTCCAAGGAAACATGATGGACTATGTTGCTTTTAAGAAAAAGCCCTGTGTTCCCTTGTATACTTACTTGAGACAGAACGACTTGGACattgaagatgaagaggaagaagaagaacaatcGGAGGTCATTAATGATGAG gTTAAGGTTGTTACTGGAAAGGATGGCCAAGCAGTGACACCAGTTGCCATAGCAACACAGCTTCCTCCCAATGTTTCTGCAGCTTTCTCTGTCCAGCAACCGTTTCAG GGACACCAAGGGACTGCTGGTGGCACCATGACAAACCCTGGAGACATGGATGCCTTTAAGAGGCAACAGGCTATGGTGCAAGCAG GCGGGATGCCGCCTACTCCTCAAGCGATCCAGATTGCAGGACAGAAGCAGAACCAGCAACAATACGACCCATCCAAGGGACCCCCAGTGCAGAATGCAGCCAGCCTGCACACCCCTCCTCCCCAGCTGCCTGCTCGGTTGCCCCAAGGTGCCCTTTCTATGGCCGGCCTGTCCATGACGCTCTCTCACCAGGCTCAGTTAGTGGAGAACACAGCTCAGCCTGGTGGTCAGCTCCAGGCACAAGTGAAGGTGCAGACAGGTGGGCCTCTCATGGCCACactaaacacccacacacagctccaggcccaactgcagcagcagatgcAGCCAGGTCTTCATCTCCAGTTGCAACCCCAGCAGCAACCATCCCAGGCAATACTACAGTCAGGACAAGCG ACGGTGGCACTTGCTCGCCCTGGTACTGAGTCAAACCAGCCAGCTCAGAGGATTATGACCAACTCGATATCCATGACATCCATGTCTCCTGCTCCACTCTCTGTTCCCAATTCTGTACCAGCCCCCCAGATTGCAAGTCCACTCCGCCCTCTTGGCTCTAACATCAACCCAAGCACCCAGTCCAAACTGACTGGAACCAATGGTATATCTACAGTCAAAAGTGGTGGCGTTGGTCAAAGTGCGGCCATGCAGTCCTCACAGGAGTGTTCTCAAGATAAACAAGTTGAGCAAGCCAAACTG GAGAGTCAAGTGCATCAGCGCATCTCTGAGCTAAGGAAGGAGGGCCAGTGGTCAGCCAGTAGGCTCCCAAAGCTTGTGGAAGCTTCACGTCCAAAGTCCCACTGGGACTATCTCCTGGAGGAGATGCAGTGGATGGCAGCTGACTTTGCCCAGGAGAGGAGATGGAAAGAGGCTGCTGCTAAGAAG CTTGTTCGCACATGTGCCCGTTACCATCAAGagcaaaagaaaagtgaagagaGGTCAAAGAAAGAACGGGAAATTCATCTTCGTCACATTGCCAGCACAATCGCTCGTGAGGTGGAATTCTTCTGGTCAAACATTGAGCag gtCGTGGAAATTAAACTCCAGTTTGAAATTTATGAAAAGAGGCTCAAAGCTCTCAGCTTACAAAAAGCCTCAGCCAAAG TACCTGGTCCGTCAACAGGAATCAAAGCTGAAAAAGAG gagGTTGTGACTTCagctaaaaaaaggaaatcaagtTCGTCCTTGGTTGATGAACACG tCACAGATGAAGAGAGCACCATAGAGGAACAGGAGGCCCTAGAGGGGGAAGCAGACCACAAAGCAGAGTTGGTTGACCTGGCCAAAGATG ctGAGATGCCTCTTGATGCTTTGAAGAAGCAGTATGCTGGTGCTTACGTTGACAGCTTTGACTGGCCTCAGCCTAGCGATGAGGACGACATGGAAGAGACTGAAG aaatggAGTGTCCTACAGGCAGCCCAGCTGAGGCAGTGTTGATTGACTCCCTGCTGAGTGTGGACCAGTACCGTGGTGTGGATAAAGCCACTTCCTCTGACACCGATAAGAAGCCTGCTAAAGACATAGCAGAAGTGGCTGCTGCCACAGAGCTCATCCTGCCTAAGGGCAGCTTCAGGACCACTTCCTCT ACCCGCAGCCCAGCTCCTTTACTACTGCATGGGGCGCTGCGAGAGTATCAACAAATTGGAGTGGACTGGCTGGTAAACCTTCACAAGAAACACCTCAATGGCATCCTTGCTGATGAGACCGGCCTCGGCAAGACCGTACAGACAGTGGCTTACATGGCGCAGTTAGCTGGCCAAGAGG GCATCTGGGGACCCCACCTTATTGTAGTTAGGACGTGCAAGTTGCTTAATTGGGAGGTGGAGTTCAAGCGCTGGTGTCCTGGCCTGAAGATCCTCTTGTACCTTGGCAACAGAAAGGAGCGCAGATCTAAGAGAATG TGGTGGGGGGAAGCCAACAGCTTCCATGTATGTGTGACATCCTACAAGCTGCTGATGAAAGACCAGAGCCATTTTGTGAGGAGAAAGTGGAGGCACCTGGTCCTAGATGAGGTGCAGCTCATCAAAAACATGACTGAGAAACACTGGGAAACAATCTTTGCTCTCAGAAG TGAGCAGAGGATTCTCCTCATCAACACTCCTCTACAGAATACTCTGAAGGAGTTGTGGACCATGATCCACTTCCTTTTGCCCGGAATCACCAGGTCCTATTCTGACTTCCCTGTTAAGGCAGGCAccgaccagaaccaggactacTGCCACAAACTGGTCATTCGCCTGCACAGG ATGATTCAGCCTTTCATCCTGAGGCGCTCCAAAAGGGACGTGGAGAAACAACTGCCCAAGAAGTACGAGCATATTCTAAAGTGCCGTCTCTCGACCAGACAGAAAAACCTCTACGAAGACATCCTCACTAAACCAGG AGCTCAGGAGGCGCTGAAGACGGGTCATTTTGTCAGTGTGCTTCAGGTCTTGATGCAGTTACAGCGAGTGTGCAACCACCCTGAGCTGGTGGCACCCAGGGAGACCAGCAGctccttcttctgctcctctctgcaaTACAACGTCCCATCACTGGTGCTGGGAGCTCTTCAGAATGACTCAAGCAAG ATTGCCAACATGTCTATATTTGATCTGATCAATAACGAGAACAGACTGACTCGGTATCAGACTGAAGAGGCGGTACCCAAACTAAAGATCACTCAGCAGCTCATAGAAGAGATCCACGCTGGTCCAGAACCACCACCAAGACCAAAGCCATGTCCGATAAAACCCTTGAG ATTGTTCCAGCCAGTGCAGTATGGAACAAAGCCAGAAGGTCGCCTGGCTGCCATCACAAGTGCCGCACCCCAACGTCCTCCAACAAGTTCTCCCGTTACAAGCACCTCTGTTTCCACCACCAACCAGTCAGCCCAGGCCAGGGGCAAGTCCCCTGTCACCACGGCAACTACTACAGCAACCTCTCACG CAGTTGGAACAGCCACTCAGAGAGCCCAGACTACCCCTCCtgtcagcagcaacagcaacgcTGCCTCTGGGAGCAGTGGCATTGGGCAGCATGTGTTGGGGGCTGCCTCTGTGTCCTTAGCTAGCACAGTTGTGGGATCTTTAGCTCCCATCAGCCAGCCTGCATTAGCACAGGTCCCAAGGCCAGCTCTAGCCCCCAGCCATGCCATCCAGCCCAGCTTACTGTCCCAGAGGCTGGTTCTTACATCTCAGGCCCAGGCACGGTTGCCTA GTGGAGATGTGGTGAAGTTTGCCCAACTGGCCAACATAGCGGGCAATCAGAATCGTATCTCCCAGCCAGAGACTCCTGTCACTCTGCAGTTTCAGGGTAACAAGTTCACGTTGTCCCCCAGCCAGCTCCGCCAACTCACCACCGGACAGCCCTTGCAGCTCCAAGGTACACTCG GCAACATCCTCCAGATTGTGTCAGCTCCAGGGCAGCAGATCATCAGACCACAGGGATCCATGGTAATGCAAACGATGCCACAAGCTGTCCCTGCCTCCAATGCCTCGGCTACACCGGGCCCACCTCATCCTACCCTGTCAACAGCTCAACAAG catTGGGTGTAACAACAAATGCCACATCAGCCCCCGCCAAGCTCACAACTGCAACTAATGCTGGTTCTCAG GAGTCTTCAGAAGAAAAGACTCAGCAGCTGAAGGAGCGCTTGTGCCGCCTGTTTCAAGCAAACGAGCGGCGCTGTAGCCGCAGAGTGTTGTATGGGTCAGACCTGCTGAAGGCTTGCACTTTGAGCACAGAGCCTGGTCACTCTGCCCTGACTGCTGGAGGCTGGAGGTGGGTGGGCAGAGAGAGCTGCCTCAGGGCCCAGAGAACCTGCGTGGGTACCACCTCTGCACTGCGGTCCACGCTGATCTCTGTGGAGGATCGTCTGGAGGCTGCCAACAGCCTTATCAAGAG GTTGGTATGCGTGGTGCCTCCAGCTGAAGccacacctgctcacctgtatGCAGCCAATCCCCCGGTTCCCTACAGCCTGGAGCAGAAATCCCTTCACCGTCGTCTACAGGAGGCCTCTGCTGCCCAAAGTGCTGACATCCACCACTTGGCATCAAGGCCACTCCTTCGTTTTTCTGACCTGCAGTTAATGCAGATGGACTCAG gtaAACTGGAAGCTCTTGCCATTCTGCTGCAGAAGCTCAGGTCAGACAGCCGGCGTGTCCTCATCTTTACTCAGATGGTGAAGATGCTAGACATCCTGGAGGCCTTCCTAGATTACAGACAGCTCACTTATGTGCGGGTCGATGAAAGCTTCTCTCCTGACGTACGACAG GAGAATATGAAGAAGTTCAACAGGAACAGGAAGGTGTTCTGCAGCATCCTGACCAACCGCTGCTGTTCTGCAGTTGGGACTTTGTTTGATGCAGACACCATCATCTTCTACGACACAGACCTCAATCCCAGCATGGATGCCCGCACCCAGGAGTGGTGTGACAAAATAGGACGTTCCAAggatatacacatatacag GTTGGAGAGTGGGAACTCCATTGAAGAGAAGCTGCTGAAGAACGGCACCAAGGACCTGATCAGAGAGGTGGCTGCCCAGGGTACTGACTACACCTTGGCTTTCCTCACACAA cggACAATACAGGATCTGTTTGAGGTGGAGGCTGGCTCAggagagaaggtggaggagttTGTGGTTCTCCACCAGGAGCCATCGGCCTCTGAGGCCATCTCTCCCAGAGTGGCTAGACCATACATCCAGGCTCTCAACAGCATAAACCTGGATTCCcagccagaggaggaggaagagcagcagcaggatgagGAGTTATCAAGCAAGGACTCAACAGAGGACAACCAGGAGTCAGAGGTACAGGCTAAAGAAGAGCCTGCTCAGAAAGAGGAGCTGAACGCAGTCATGGAACAG CTCACACCAATTGAAAGGTATGCCCTGCATTACTTGGAGTACCTCCACATCAGTGACGATGAAACTGCTCTCAAG GAGCGGTTGGAGTGCGCGAAGAGAAGCTGGGAGCTAAAGCAGCTGCagaagctgaaggaggaggaggaggagcagcagattATGGAGGGAGATGAAGATCTCTTCACCTACACCAGAGAGGATGCCTACAACATG GAATATGTATTTGATGCAGAGGACGGCAATACAGAAATCATGCCG CTTTGGACTCCACCGACACCACCACAGGATGACAATGACATTTACATTGACTCTGTGATGATGCTGATGTATGACACCACACCCATGCCAGAGTCCAAGCTGCCTCCAATCTACATCCGCAAGGAGCACAAAAGACTCAAAATGGACCCCTCAG CAgccagaaagaagaagaagggccATGGGGAGACGGTCATTCCTCCACGCTCCCTTTTCGAAAAGGCCAGCATGCTAAAGGTTCGCCGAGAGGGAAAAGACCAGAAAAAGAACTTCTCCCTCAAGCAGCAGGCGCCCTTTGCCAAACCCCTACCCTCGCTGGTTAAACCGGCCATGGAGGCTGGCCAGGACAACCCAGAGTGGCTCATCAGTGAGGACTGGGCTCTGCTTCAG GCTGTAAAGCAGCTGCTGGAGTTGCCTCTGAACCTGACAATCGTGTCTCCTGCCCACACTCCTAATTGGGATCTGGTGAGCGATGTAGTGAACTCCTGCAGCCGCATCTACCGCTCGCCCAAACAGTGTCGCAACCGCTACGAGAATGTCATCATTCCCAGAGAAGAGGGCAAG ttggTGTATGAGGCAAACCCCAAGAAGAAAACCAAGAGCATATACAAG TCTAAGAACAGCCGTCCTCTACGGACCTGTCAGATCTACACACAGGATGACAACGCCACTCACATCCAGCTCTACAACAGCCGCTTTGAACTCATGAAGATTATTGCCAGCAAGAGGAGCCCACCAATCAAACCACT GCTCGGCATGAATCCATTCCAGAAGAATCCCAAACATGCCTCAGTTCTAGCGGAAAG tgGGATCAGCTACGACAAGCCCTTACCTCCAATTCAGGTGGCATCTCAACGTGCTGAAAGGATTGCTAAGGAGAAAAAG gccCTTGCAGAGCAGCAGAAGGCTCAGCAGTTGGCCCAGCAGCAGGCTGGAACTCCCCAGGCCCAGGCGACCCCCGGCCAGGCGCAGACTCCCGCTGCCGGCCAGGCTCTGACTCTTGCTCAGGTCCCTCAGGCTGCCACAGTGACCGGAGCTGCTGCGGTGCCTAATGCGGCTGTCCTG GCTGGAGCCATAAAAAATGCCACTGTGGGCACAACCCTCCAGGCTG CGACTGTGGGGGGAATGTGA